The Paenalcaligenes faecalis genome has a window encoding:
- a CDS encoding type I toxin-antitoxin system ptaRNA1 family toxin — translation MTTQHIIEPGQAVHQAAAILSSLEYINQAEARSLGPLAEAVANAFMVVYYQAETGRATQADFQEAMNALRQACS, via the coding sequence ATGACAACACAACATATTATCGAACCAGGGCAAGCAGTGCATCAAGCAGCGGCTATTCTTTCTTCTTTGGAGTACATCAACCAAGCGGAAGCGCGGAGCCTTGGGCCATTGGCCGAAGCCGTCGCTAATGCTTTTATGGTGGTGTACTACCAAGCTGAAACGGGCCGGGCGACACAGGCTGATTTTCAAGAAGCAATGAACGCCTTGCGCCAAGCGTGCAGCTAA
- the arsB gene encoding ACR3 family arsenite efflux transporter, translating into MSAGAQAIAAKPRQAPMSGFERYLTLWVALCIVAGVALGQGLPDVFQAIGRMEVAQVNLPVGLLIWVMIVPMLVKIDFGALHQVKEHWRGIGVTLFVNWAVKPFSMALLGWLFIRQVFAPFLPADQLDSYIAGLILLAAAPCTAMVFVWSRLTNGDPLFTLSQVALNDAIMIVAFAPIVGLLLGMSSISVPWDTLLISVVLYIIVPVILAQLLRRHLLKQGQAAFERAMQKIGPWSMAALLLTLVLLFAFQGEAIIRQPLVIAMLAVPILIQVFFNSGLAYWLNKRAGEKHSVACPSALIGASNFFELAVAAAISLFGLHSGAALATVVGVLVEVPVMLLVVRVVNRSKSWYERG; encoded by the coding sequence ATGAGCGCCGGCGCACAGGCCATCGCCGCGAAGCCGCGCCAGGCCCCGATGAGCGGCTTCGAGCGTTACCTGACGCTGTGGGTGGCCCTGTGCATCGTCGCCGGTGTTGCGCTCGGCCAGGGCCTTCCTGACGTGTTCCAGGCCATAGGCCGCATGGAAGTGGCCCAGGTCAATTTGCCGGTGGGCCTGCTGATTTGGGTAATGATCGTCCCGATGCTGGTCAAGATCGACTTCGGGGCGCTGCACCAGGTCAAAGAGCATTGGCGCGGCATCGGCGTCACGCTGTTCGTGAATTGGGCCGTCAAGCCATTCTCGATGGCCCTGCTGGGGTGGCTGTTCATCCGACAAGTGTTCGCTCCGTTCCTGCCGGCCGATCAACTGGACAGCTACATCGCGGGCTTGATCTTGCTGGCCGCCGCGCCCTGCACGGCAATGGTGTTCGTGTGGAGCCGCCTTACCAACGGCGACCCGCTTTTCACGCTCTCGCAAGTGGCTCTGAACGACGCCATCATGATCGTGGCCTTCGCGCCCATCGTCGGCCTGCTGCTGGGCATGTCCTCGATCTCGGTGCCTTGGGACACGCTGCTGATTTCGGTCGTGCTCTACATCATCGTGCCGGTGATCCTGGCGCAGCTCTTGCGGCGGCATCTGCTCAAGCAAGGACAGGCCGCCTTTGAACGGGCCATGCAGAAGATCGGGCCGTGGTCGATGGCCGCGCTGCTGCTGACGTTGGTTCTACTGTTCGCCTTCCAGGGCGAGGCCATCATCCGGCAGCCGTTAGTGATCGCCATGCTAGCCGTGCCGATCTTGATTCAAGTGTTCTTCAATTCCGGGTTAGCCTACTGGCTGAACAAGCGGGCGGGGGAAAAGCACTCTGTCGCCTGTCCTTCGGCCCTGATCGGTGCCAGCAACTTCTTCGAGCTGGCCGTGGCGGCCGCCATCAGCTTGTTCGGTCTGCACTCCGGCGCTGCATTGGCAACCGTGGTCGGCGTCCTGGTCGAAGTGCCGGTGATGCTGCTGGTCGTGCGCGTGGTGAATCGCTCGAAGAGCTGGTACGAACGAGGTTGA
- a CDS encoding arsenate reductase ArsC encodes MTERIYNVLILCTGNSARSIMAEALINTMGQGRFRAYSAGSHPTGKVNPFAVEKVESVNYPTENLRSKSWDEYATPDAPKMDFIITVCDNAAGEMCPVWPGQPISAHWGFEDPAAVEGTDAEKRRAFEQTFRHMMNRVRLFVNLPLKMLDQTAIKRELANIGKTEQEA; translated from the coding sequence ATGACCGAAAGAATCTATAACGTCCTCATCCTCTGCACCGGCAATTCGGCGCGCAGCATCATGGCCGAAGCTCTCATCAACACGATGGGGCAAGGGCGCTTCCGCGCCTACAGCGCCGGCAGTCACCCAACCGGCAAGGTCAATCCCTTCGCCGTCGAAAAGGTGGAGTCGGTGAATTACCCGACCGAGAATCTGCGCAGCAAGAGCTGGGACGAGTACGCCACGCCCGACGCACCGAAGATGGACTTCATCATCACCGTCTGCGACAACGCCGCCGGCGAAATGTGTCCGGTGTGGCCTGGTCAGCCGATCTCGGCGCATTGGGGATTTGAAGACCCGGCCGCCGTCGAAGGCACTGACGCCGAGAAGCGCCGGGCCTTCGAACAAACCTTCCGGCACATGATGAACCGCGTCCGCCTGTTCGTGAATCTGCCTCTCAAAATGCTTGACCAGACGGCCATCAAGCGCGAGCTGGCGAACATCGGCAAGACCGAGCAGGAAGCATGA
- the arsH gene encoding arsenical resistance protein ArsH → MRLRHLSDPDSLPALDKSFAIERPALGLAPDAPPVRILLLYGSLRARSFSRLAVEEAARLLQFFGAETRIFDPSDLPLPDQVQSDDHPAVKELRALSEWSEGQVWCSPERHGQITSVMKAQIDHLPLEMAGIRPTQGRTLAVMQVSGGSQSFNAVNTLRLLGRWMRMFTIPNQSSIAKAFQEFDAAGRMKPSPYYDRIADVMEELVRFTALVRPHREALTDRYSERKAAGHVIDEATDLSSIAIAPQPLPESETS, encoded by the coding sequence ATGAGACTTCGCCATCTTTCCGACCCCGATTCTTTGCCCGCTTTGGACAAATCCTTTGCCATCGAGCGCCCGGCGCTCGGGCTGGCACCCGACGCCCCGCCGGTGCGTATCCTGCTGCTGTATGGCTCGCTGCGCGCCCGCTCGTTCTCACGGCTGGCCGTCGAGGAAGCGGCCCGGCTGCTGCAATTCTTTGGCGCAGAAACACGCATCTTCGACCCGTCCGATTTGCCGTTGCCCGATCAAGTGCAAAGCGACGATCACCCGGCCGTCAAGGAGCTGCGCGCCCTGTCCGAGTGGTCAGAGGGACAAGTCTGGTGCAGCCCGGAACGCCACGGTCAGATTACCAGTGTCATGAAGGCGCAGATTGACCATCTGCCGCTTGAAATGGCCGGCATCCGGCCGACCCAAGGCCGCACCCTGGCCGTGATGCAGGTATCCGGCGGCTCGCAGAGCTTCAACGCCGTGAACACCTTGCGTCTGCTCGGCCGCTGGATGCGAATGTTCACCATTCCGAACCAGTCGAGTATCGCCAAAGCGTTCCAAGAGTTCGACGCGGCGGGCCGCATGAAGCCCTCGCCGTACTACGACCGAATAGCCGATGTGATGGAAGAACTGGTGCGCTTCACGGCGCTGGTACGGCCGCACCGTGAAGCACTGACAGACCGCTATTCCGAACGGAAAGCGGCCGGCCACGTCATCGACGAGGCCACCGATCTTTCATCCATCGCCATTGCTCCCCAGCCACTACCAGAAAGCGAAACATCATGA
- a CDS encoding ArsR/SmtB family transcription factor, giving the protein METINAVAALAAIAQESRLAVFRLLVQAGPAGMAAGKISEAAGIPPSSLSFHLKELAHAGMVTSRQEGRFVIYEANFSTATNLVAFLTENCCGGQVCNLSCTTEAGKVLA; this is encoded by the coding sequence ATGGAAACGATAAATGCTGTAGCCGCCCTGGCGGCCATCGCTCAAGAATCGCGCCTCGCGGTGTTCCGGCTTCTCGTCCAGGCCGGCCCCGCCGGCATGGCCGCCGGAAAAATCAGCGAAGCGGCCGGCATCCCGCCGTCTTCGCTATCCTTCCACCTGAAAGAGCTGGCACACGCCGGCATGGTCACGTCGCGGCAAGAAGGCCGATTTGTGATCTACGAGGCGAACTTTTCGACGGCCACTAACCTGGTGGCCTTTCTCACGGAAAACTGCTGCGGCGGCCAGGTGTGCAACCTGTCTTGCACCACGGAAGCCGGGAAGGTGTTGGCATGA